From Triticum aestivum cultivar Chinese Spring chromosome 4A, IWGSC CS RefSeq v2.1, whole genome shotgun sequence, a single genomic window includes:
- the LOC123081666 gene encoding uncharacterized protein, whose product MEKARRRQVPAFGEWNYCYYYDEPPAAAAVAVAAECYAPEPEACSDVWFRYSPPPRKPTPKKTRRPDQGDVARREKGERRGARALDAAGSVPRATAKAGSRVVRPVDEDLYQVPPPEFTSRRPRRKRSLLMGCLGLNSCVA is encoded by the exons ATGGAG aaggcgaggcggcggcAGGTGCCGGCGTTCGGGGAGTGGAACTACTGCTACTACTACGACGAGCcgccggccgcggcggcggtggccgtGGCGGCCGAGTGCTACGCGCCGGAGCCGGAGGCCTGCAGCGACGTGTGGTTCAGGTACTCGCCGCCTCCGCGCAAGCCCACGCCCAAGAAGACGCGGAGGCCGGACCAGGGCGACGTGGCCCGTCGGGAGAAGGGGGAGAGGCGCGGTGCCAGGGCGCTGGACGCTGCCGGCAGCGTGCCGCGCGCCACGGCCAAGGCCGGCTCCAGGGTGGTGCGCCCGGTCGACGAGGACCTGTACCAGGTGCCTCCGCCGGAGTTCACCTCCCGCCGGCCGAGGCGGAAGAGGAGCCTGCTGATGGGATGCCTGGGCCTCAACTCATGCGTCGCCTGA
- the LOC123084924 gene encoding NADH dehydrogenase [ubiquinone] 1 alpha subcomplex subunit 13-B, with protein MTESMVRNKPGMASVKDMPVLQDGPPPGGFAPVRYARRIPNKGPSAIALFLTTFGAFSWGMYQVGQGNKVRRALKEEKIAARSAILPMLQAEEDERFVKEWKKYLEEEARIMKNVPGWKVGESVYNSGKWMPPATGELRPEVW; from the exons ATGACGGAGTCGATGGTGCGGAACAAGCCGGGGATGGCGAGCGTCAAGGACATGCCGGTGCTGCAGGACGGGCCGCCGCCCGGCGGGTTCGCGCCCGTGCGCTACGCGCGCCGCATCCCCAACAAGGGCCCCAGCGCCATCGCCCTCTTCCTCACCACCTTCGGCGCCTTCTCCTGGGGCATGTACCAGGTCGGGCAGGGGAACAAGGTCCGCCG TGCACTGAAGGAGGAGAAAATCGCTGCCCGTAGTGCTATACTGCCGATGCTCCAAGCTGAAGAGGATGAAAG ATTTGTCAAAGAATGGAAGAAGTATCTTGAGGAGGAAGCGAGGATCATGAAAAATGTTCCTGGATGGAAAGTCGGTGAGAGCGTGTACAATTCTGGGAAATGGATGCCTCCTGCAACCGGTGAGCTGCGTCCAGAGGTTTGGTAA